A single genomic interval of Candidatus Leptovillus gracilis harbors:
- a CDS encoding PHP domain-containing protein: MTDQQPFVHLHVHSEYSLLDGLSRIDDLIARAVELNQPAIALTDHGAMYGTMPFYRAAKSAGITPIIGIETYISMRAMQDKDPQLDKQRFHMLLLAQNQTGYLNLLQIASAAQLEGYYYKPRIDRAFMARHSDGLIATTGCMAAEIPRAIGAGKMKLAHELMGEYLDIFGKERLFIELQEHHIPELTDINKKLIEMAKQFGLEKNFLATNDVHYTRAADANPHEVLLCIQTGSTVAAPKLSFSDKEYYLKSHSEMAALFGDVPGALRNSLLIAEMCDVNLDHEGYHLPEFTVPEGYTADSYLSHLCEKGLAWRYGAERAASDPALRARLEHELNIIGRMGFATYFLIVWDLCEWAARSDAWWEMHGDPFPHSSYQEWKDNDIWWNVRGSGAGSVVAYTLGITSIDPLVNGLIFERFLNPGRVSMPDIDLDYPDDARHWMVAYTKRRYGAEKVAQIITFGTLGARAAIRDVGRAMDMPLPEVDAIAKLVPAIPGKPVKIENVLDKEHEFYAAELEERYKGETAVKTLLDTARNLEGVARHASSHAAGVIVSDRPLHEYVPLNRPTSGEEGLGGVDRVTQWPMEIVESIGLLKVDFLGLSTLTVMRRAARLIEERYGTVYTMDNIPYDVGQVGPDPTKKPEVLFDILSQGQVAGIFQVEGAGMKRLMMEMKPHRFDHIIAAISLYRPGPMENIPTYISRMHGQETVQFHHPSLEPILGDTYGICVSGDALVLDAITGQRCRLDEVCDSPGFMIQGVDEAWRPAVGRVVRWIDNGRKPTYRVLLRNGLEIKVTADHQLLTEAGWQPLYDLQVGDYIGTPPHLIGPEPEQALAVEREKLRVLAYLLADGSLASMAAADFVSKEDALLQEYQRCLGVFEGLRPSFTPQVRGVTRIGVAKDAEKADVHYHTPNALLAWLRELGLKHPPGSAPGGLRSHEKFVPSFVFALDNEDVAFFLASLWDCDGYIGRKLCHYKTISRQLATDVQTLLLRLGIRATIYTADYHTDGGASRRSYQVTIYDTARLLNQLQPHMASAKRERISTGRDHWTIARAPFIAEIDQTTTLSRRALMAEYGLSRQHFTPTGRQRERIAAHVVEPIAATLPLPQTARRLHVVWEEIVVIEPAGEEHVYDLTVEGLRSFVANNIIVHNCVYQEQIIQMASQLAGYEPGEADMIRKAVAKKKKKLMEEHQIQFTNGAMARGLSQAVCDAIWGDIEFFARYGFNKAHAADYAKVTCQTAFLKAHYPVEYLTAMLSVERDNTDKVRRYFAEAKNLGIDVAPPDINKSGLDFTIEDDGQRPLIRFGLGAIKNAGAAAMNVMLAEREANGRYTSLQDLCDRVDMRRVGKRALEYAIKAHVFDAWGTPSQMMDALDRLVNYSGGSHAAAAQGQMSLFGGLTGGPALQMAVDLLHPADNIEKVDHKVLLEWEKEALGVHVSEHPLERPLAQLQPLTNTTIGDIQASDNGKQVKIAGMISSLRTLTTKKGEPMAFGALEDLDHKIEVVFFPRTWKEYRQLVAVDQVMLVWGKVQLKGDEVNVIVDRVQTKVENGAPTEETLPQNGRGNRNGRLHETPSPYIPPPPPTDYPEDSYPDDDSSYAGPPPPPNFDEDSPARPNNQRLTVSSERTAVEAAAVHQPTNQPTQPTSPTPAHHTPPPAPLIFGDKKASQVANNIKTIVVEIKPVGNWKEVCRTAVAEAAKYEGHDGLSLELTGHGWAIDFPNQQTRICQDLISALRRLPGIANVKAV, encoded by the coding sequence ATGACCGATCAACAGCCCTTTGTCCATCTGCACGTCCACAGCGAGTATTCCCTGCTCGATGGCTTGAGCCGCATAGACGACCTGATCGCCCGCGCCGTGGAACTCAACCAACCGGCCATCGCCCTCACCGACCACGGGGCGATGTATGGCACAATGCCTTTCTACCGGGCGGCCAAAAGCGCTGGGATCACGCCGATCATCGGCATCGAGACTTACATCTCTATGCGCGCCATGCAAGACAAAGACCCCCAGCTAGACAAACAGCGCTTCCACATGCTGCTGCTGGCGCAAAACCAGACCGGCTACCTGAATTTGCTGCAAATTGCCAGCGCCGCGCAGTTGGAAGGCTATTACTACAAACCACGCATTGACCGCGCCTTCATGGCCCGCCACAGCGATGGCCTCATCGCCACCACCGGCTGCATGGCCGCCGAAATCCCGCGGGCCATCGGCGCGGGCAAGATGAAGCTGGCCCACGAATTAATGGGCGAATATCTGGACATCTTCGGCAAAGAACGGCTGTTCATCGAGCTGCAAGAACACCACATCCCCGAACTAACCGACATCAACAAAAAACTCATCGAAATGGCGAAACAGTTTGGCCTGGAGAAAAATTTCCTGGCGACCAACGACGTGCATTACACCCGCGCCGCCGACGCCAATCCGCACGAAGTGCTGCTGTGCATCCAAACCGGCTCCACCGTTGCCGCGCCCAAACTTTCCTTCTCTGATAAAGAGTATTACCTGAAATCGCACAGTGAAATGGCCGCGCTGTTCGGCGATGTGCCCGGCGCATTGCGCAACAGCCTGCTCATCGCGGAAATGTGCGACGTAAATCTGGACCACGAAGGCTACCATTTGCCCGAATTTACCGTCCCGGAGGGATACACAGCCGACAGCTATCTGAGCCATCTGTGCGAGAAGGGGTTGGCCTGGCGTTACGGCGCAGAGCGCGCCGCCAGCGACCCGGCGCTGCGGGCGCGATTGGAGCATGAACTAAACATCATTGGACGGATGGGTTTTGCCACTTACTTTTTGATTGTGTGGGATTTGTGCGAATGGGCCGCGCGCAGCGACGCCTGGTGGGAAATGCACGGCGATCCCTTCCCGCACAGCAGCTACCAGGAATGGAAAGACAACGACATCTGGTGGAATGTGCGCGGCTCCGGGGCGGGGTCGGTGGTGGCCTACACGTTGGGCATCACCAGTATAGACCCGCTGGTAAATGGCCTGATTTTTGAACGGTTTTTGAATCCGGGGCGCGTCTCCATGCCGGACATTGACCTGGATTATCCCGACGATGCGCGCCATTGGATGGTGGCTTATACCAAGCGGCGCTATGGCGCAGAAAAGGTGGCGCAAATCATTACCTTTGGCACGTTGGGAGCGCGGGCGGCCATCCGCGACGTGGGGCGGGCGATGGATATGCCGCTGCCAGAAGTGGACGCCATTGCCAAGTTGGTTCCAGCCATCCCCGGCAAGCCGGTGAAGATAGAAAACGTGCTGGACAAGGAGCATGAGTTTTATGCGGCTGAATTGGAGGAGCGGTATAAGGGGGAAACGGCCGTTAAAACCCTGCTCGACACCGCCCGCAACCTGGAAGGGGTCGCCCGCCACGCTTCCAGCCACGCCGCCGGCGTCATCGTCTCCGACCGGCCGCTGCACGAATACGTGCCCCTCAATCGCCCCACCAGCGGCGAAGAAGGGCTGGGCGGCGTAGACCGCGTGACCCAATGGCCGATGGAAATCGTCGAATCCATCGGCCTGCTCAAAGTAGACTTCCTCGGCCTCAGCACCCTCACCGTCATGCGCCGCGCCGCGCGCCTCATCGAGGAGCGCTATGGCACGGTCTACACCATGGACAACATCCCCTACGATGTGGGCCAGGTAGGGCCAGACCCGACAAAAAAGCCGGAGGTTTTGTTCGACATTCTTAGTCAGGGGCAGGTTGCCGGCATCTTCCAGGTGGAAGGGGCAGGCATGAAGCGGCTGATGATGGAGATGAAGCCGCACCGCTTCGACCACATCATCGCCGCCATTTCCCTCTACCGACCAGGGCCGATGGAAAACATCCCCACCTACATCAGCCGGATGCACGGACAAGAAACCGTGCAATTTCACCATCCCAGCCTGGAACCTATTTTGGGCGATACGTATGGCATCTGCGTCAGCGGCGATGCGTTGGTGCTAGACGCCATCACCGGCCAACGTTGCCGGTTGGATGAAGTCTGTGACAGCCCGGGTTTTATGATTCAAGGGGTGGATGAGGCCTGGCGGCCGGCCGTGGGGCGCGTGGTGCGGTGGATTGATAACGGCCGTAAACCCACCTACCGCGTCCTCTTACGCAACGGCCTGGAGATTAAAGTCACCGCCGATCACCAACTGCTGACCGAAGCTGGCTGGCAGCCTTTGTACGATTTGCAGGTCGGCGACTACATCGGCACGCCGCCCCACCTGATCGGCCCCGAACCGGAGCAGGCTCTGGCTGTTGAACGCGAAAAACTGCGTGTTTTGGCCTATTTGCTGGCCGATGGCAGCCTGGCGAGCATGGCCGCCGCTGATTTTGTCTCCAAAGAAGACGCCCTGTTGCAAGAATATCAGCGTTGTTTGGGCGTGTTTGAAGGGCTACGGCCGTCGTTCACTCCACAGGTGCGTGGCGTCACGCGCATTGGCGTAGCCAAAGACGCAGAAAAAGCGGACGTCCACTATCACACGCCCAACGCTTTGCTGGCCTGGTTGCGTGAATTGGGCTTAAAACATCCACCCGGCAGCGCGCCCGGTGGTCTCCGCAGCCACGAAAAATTCGTCCCGTCCTTTGTTTTTGCGCTGGACAACGAGGATGTAGCCTTCTTTTTGGCCTCTCTGTGGGATTGTGATGGCTACATTGGCCGCAAACTGTGCCACTACAAGACCATCTCTCGCCAATTGGCGACCGATGTGCAAACCCTCCTCCTTCGTCTGGGCATTCGCGCTACCATTTACACCGCCGATTACCACACGGATGGCGGGGCATCCCGGCGCAGCTATCAGGTGACGATCTACGACACAGCGCGGCTGTTGAATCAGTTGCAGCCGCACATGGCTTCGGCGAAGCGAGAACGGATCAGCACCGGGCGCGACCATTGGACCATTGCTCGCGCCCCGTTCATCGCTGAAATTGACCAGACGACGACGCTCTCGCGCCGCGCCTTGATGGCCGAATATGGCCTCAGTCGGCAGCATTTCACGCCCACGGGACGGCAGCGCGAGCGTATTGCCGCCCATGTCGTGGAACCGATTGCGGCGACCCTCCCCCTGCCGCAAACGGCGCGTCGTCTCCACGTGGTCTGGGAAGAGATTGTCGTCATCGAACCGGCCGGTGAGGAACACGTCTATGATTTGACGGTTGAAGGACTGCGTAGCTTCGTCGCCAACAATATCATCGTCCACAACTGCGTCTACCAGGAGCAAATCATCCAAATGGCTTCGCAGTTGGCGGGCTACGAGCCGGGCGAAGCGGACATGATCCGCAAGGCGGTAGCGAAAAAGAAAAAGAAGCTGATGGAGGAGCATCAGATTCAGTTCACCAATGGGGCGATGGCGCGGGGCCTGAGCCAGGCGGTGTGCGACGCGATCTGGGGCGACATTGAGTTCTTTGCTCGTTATGGTTTTAACAAAGCCCACGCCGCCGACTACGCCAAAGTAACCTGCCAGACGGCGTTTCTGAAGGCGCATTATCCGGTGGAGTATCTGACGGCCATGCTCTCGGTGGAACGGGACAATACCGACAAAGTGCGCCGTTATTTCGCCGAGGCCAAAAACCTGGGCATAGACGTGGCCCCACCGGACATCAACAAATCGGGGTTGGATTTTACGATTGAGGATGATGGGCAACGGCCGTTAATCCGTTTCGGTCTTGGCGCCATTAAAAACGCCGGGGCAGCCGCCATGAATGTGATGTTGGCGGAACGGGAGGCAAACGGCCGTTACACCAGCCTGCAAGACCTCTGCGACCGGGTAGACATGCGCCGCGTGGGCAAACGGGCGCTGGAATATGCCATCAAGGCCCACGTCTTCGACGCCTGGGGCACGCCATCGCAAATGATGGACGCCCTGGACCGCCTTGTCAACTACAGCGGCGGCTCACACGCCGCCGCCGCGCAAGGGCAGATGAGCTTGTTTGGCGGCTTAACCGGTGGTCCGGCGCTGCAAATGGCCGTAGATTTGCTGCACCCGGCGGATAATATTGAAAAAGTAGACCACAAGGTACTATTGGAATGGGAGAAAGAAGCATTGGGCGTACACGTATCAGAACATCCGTTGGAACGGCCGTTGGCCCAACTCCAGCCGCTCACCAATACCACCATCGGCGACATCCAGGCCAGCGACAACGGCAAACAGGTTAAAATCGCCGGGATGATCAGCAGCCTGCGCACTCTGACAACCAAAAAGGGCGAGCCAATGGCCTTTGGCGCGCTGGAAGACCTGGACCACAAAATCGAAGTTGTTTTCTTCCCGCGCACCTGGAAGGAGTACCGCCAACTGGTGGCCGTAGACCAGGTGATGCTGGTCTGGGGCAAGGTGCAGTTAAAAGGCGACGAAGTCAATGTGATTGTAGACCGGGTGCAGACGAAGGTGGAGAATGGCGCGCCGACAGAGGAAACTTTGCCGCAGAATGGACGCGGAAATAGAAACGGCCGTCTCCATGAAACCCCATCCCCGTACATCCCCCCCCCGCCACCCACCGACTACCCCGAAGACAGCTACCCGGACGATGATTCCAGCTACGCCGGCCCGCCGCCCCCGCCCAACTTCGATGAAGACAGCCCGGCGCGGCCTAACAATCAACGGCTGACGGTAAGCAGTGAGCGGACAGCGGTTGAGGCTGCGGCCGTTCACCAGCCAACCAATCAACCAACCCAACCAACCAGCCCGACGCCTGCCCACCACACACCACCCCCCGCCCCGCTCATCTTTGGCGACAAAAAGGCCAGCCAGGTCGCCAACAATATCAAAACCATTGTGGTAGAGATTAAACCGGTGGGGAACTGGAAAGAGGTATGCCGCACGGCCGTTGCGGAAGCCGCCAAATATGAAGGCCACGACGGCCTGAGTCTGGAACTAACCGGGCATGGCTGGGCCATAGACTTCCCCAACCAACAAACCCGCATCTGCCAGGACCTCATCAGCGCCCTGCGTCGTCTGCCCGGCATCGCCAACGTCAAAGCGGTCTGA
- a CDS encoding LLM class F420-dependent oxidoreductase, which produces MRLGLMLGYAGRRVELPVALVQEADRLGVYAVWTAEAYGSDAVSPLAWLGAQTERIKLGTAIMQMPGRTPANAAMTAMTMNQLSGSRFLMGLGLSGPQVVEGWHGVSYKRPLARSREYVEIVRQIFRREERLNHQGAIYQIPYRGADATGLGKPLKSTLEAQPDIPIYLAAIGPQNVELTAEIADGWLPIFFSPDKYDAIYKESIEAGFAKAGGGKGLADFDIAPTVSVVINDNLDVCYNMLRPFLALYIGGMGAKGKNFYHDLAARYGYEAAAAEIQDLYLSGNQGAAMARVPGELIDEVALVGPRARVKERLSRWLNSPVTTLNMTVFDVETLRTMVELLAEVG; this is translated from the coding sequence ATGAGACTGGGTTTGATGTTGGGCTATGCAGGTCGGCGGGTGGAACTGCCGGTGGCATTGGTGCAAGAGGCGGACCGCCTGGGCGTTTATGCCGTCTGGACGGCCGAAGCATATGGTTCCGACGCGGTATCGCCGCTGGCCTGGTTGGGGGCGCAGACGGAGCGGATTAAACTGGGCACGGCGATCATGCAGATGCCGGGGCGCACGCCGGCCAACGCGGCCATGACGGCGATGACGATGAATCAGTTGAGCGGCTCCCGCTTCCTCATGGGCTTAGGTCTATCCGGGCCACAGGTGGTGGAAGGATGGCACGGGGTGAGCTACAAACGGCCGCTCGCCCGCAGCCGCGAATATGTCGAAATCGTGCGCCAGATTTTCCGCCGCGAAGAACGGCTGAACCATCAGGGGGCCATCTACCAGATTCCCTATCGTGGCGCAGACGCCACCGGGTTGGGCAAGCCGCTTAAAAGCACCCTGGAAGCGCAGCCAGACATCCCTATTTACCTGGCGGCCATCGGCCCGCAAAACGTGGAACTGACGGCTGAAATCGCCGACGGCTGGCTGCCCATTTTTTTCTCGCCGGACAAATACGACGCCATCTACAAAGAAAGCATTGAGGCCGGTTTTGCCAAAGCGGGCGGCGGCAAGGGGCTGGCCGATTTTGACATCGCGCCGACGGTGTCGGTGGTGATTAACGATAATTTGGATGTGTGTTACAACATGTTACGGCCGTTTCTGGCCCTGTACATCGGCGGCATGGGGGCAAAAGGCAAGAATTTTTACCACGATCTGGCGGCGCGGTACGGCTATGAGGCGGCGGCAGCCGAAATTCAAGATTTGTATCTGTCTGGCAACCAGGGCGCGGCCATGGCCAGAGTGCCGGGCGAATTGATTGACGAGGTGGCCCTGGTTGGTCCGCGTGCGCGGGTGAAGGAACGCCTGAGCCGTTGGCTGAACAGCCCGGTGACGACGCTGAACATGACCGTTTTCGACGTCGAGACGCTGCGGACGATGGTGGAACTGCTGGCGGAGGTCGGTTAG